The stretch of DNA ACCGCGACGGTTCGATGAAAATCATACGATCGAAATGGCTCAGGGAGCCCATGATCATGGGGGGGCTGATCCTGCATGTACGCCCGGATATAAACGCACATATCTCAAGCCTGGGTTTTAACAGGGTGTATGAGAACGCCGCCGCAACCGGCTACACCGGGTGAAGACGCCGGAGAGAGAAACCTTCGTAAGGGGCCGGGCATATATCTCATGCATCGACAGGGGATACCGGATGGCAAAGCTGGTGCTGATCGACGTTGAGACCGGGATGCGGGTCAGGCACGTGATCCGGAGCATGAAGCAGGCGCGCAGGCAGCAGGAATGGTACGAGACCGCACTCGGGCGGCGGGTGCGGATCGAGAAGGTCTTCGAGAGGCGGTGAAGGCCGCGGAAAAAAGAGGGTGGATCCGTTCTGGAGGGATCCCCCGGTCAGAAGGCTCACTCCACCGTGTAGGTGAAGTAGGTTCCCCAGTTGCCCTTCTCGACAAAGCGCGGACCGAAGCCCCAGGCGGTCTCCTCACCCTCGCCGCACGGGACCGGGACGACGACGATGATCACCTGCCCGCCCTCGGGCACCAGGACGATCGCGACCAGATCGCCCGGACCGGGCACAAAGCCCTCGCCGTTCGCATATGCGGCGGCGAGGATCTCCCCGACGCGGCTCTCGTCATAACCCGTATAGGTCTCGTGTTCGGGGTCGTCATCGACGAGGCGCCAGATCGCCCGCTGGACATCTCCATAGGTGTACGCGCCGTTGCTGCCCTGTTGCCCCACAAAGTTCTGGTTGATGATCCAGTTCACCAGGTCCAGGTTCTCCGGGTGATCGATGGCGCCGGACGGGATGTCGCCGCAGCTCGAATAAACCGCTGCCAGGTAATCCCGACATTTTTCAATATTAATTCCGGTGTTTACGCACCAGCCCGGATAGATGCCGTCAAGGGTCGTTCCCCCCGTCACCGTCACCTCGGGGAGGTACGCGGGGCCGCCCTCATACCCGAACGTCACCTGAATCGTCACCCCGTCGGGGAGCATCCCTTCCAGACCGTCCAGCCCGCCGGGCTTCTGCACGACGGCGTGGGCGGCAACATACAGCGTACCACGCCCCACATCGTCCAGCGGGATCATAAAAGTGTCCGAGCCCACGCACGGGTCATAGCACTCCCCGTATTCGAACTGCCCAGGGATCGGGTTGCCGTTCACCGCCGGCGACTTGCCGTTCTTCGCCTCCGGTTTGCCATTTCCCGTCTGCGGGATCGCGGCAAGAGCGTCGGCGACCGCGAGGTGCGTCTCGGCGAGGCACCACCCGTCCTTCGCGAGGAACTTCACATACAGATAGTCGTCATCGTTCCAGACCAGCACGTCCCCCGCATCGGTGTGCTGCCCCGCGACCAGGTCGGTCGCGAACGGATCATCTTCGGTCTGCGCCATCGCCGGCGCACCGATGCAGAGAAGCCCGAGAACCAGCGCTGCAATAAATATTCGTCTCATTCTTCACGCTCCATAGTATTCTGGTGAACGCACGCGCATTATTATCCGCATGCACCTCACCATCATTTTAATTCAAATATTTATATATTTTCATCGCCGCCAGATCCCGAACGGCCCTGTTTCGAAAATGATGAGAAATGATCAGGTCGATCTCCCTGCCGCCGAAGATGCGTCAACCGGCCCGGCGCCCTCACCGGTACCTGAAGGCGCCACCGGGGACCAGGAGTTCAAACCGGGCGCCCTTTCCCGGCGTCCCGGTCTCCCTGATGGCGATGCCGGTGATCGCAAGGATCTCCCTGGAGAGAAACAGCCCGAAACCCGTGTGGACGTAGTACTCCCGCCTGAAGATCTGCTCTTTCAGGCCGGCCGGCACCCCTGCACCGTCGTCTTCGAACACAAGGACCAGGTCGTTCCCGGACGGTTCCGCAGAGACGCCGATCCTGGTGACCGCACCCCCGTGCCTGAGGGAGTTCTCCACCAGGTTGTAAAAGACCTTCTGGAGCAGGGGATCGGCGTAGACCTCCAGATCCCCGACGTCCGCGGCGAGGATCCGCAAGGCTTCGGGCAGACCGGAAGCCGCAACCCTCACGGTCTCTTCGACGTCGAACCAGCGGGGAGCGTTCACCCCGATCTCCTCGTAGTCGCGGGTGAACAGGATCTGGCGCTCGATGGTGCGGGCCGCATCCATGGACCTGGCGAGCATACGCACGGTATCGGGATCGCGGACGTCGTCGATGAGGAGGGTCATCGATCCCAGGAGAACCGTCAGCTGGTTCAGGATATCGTGCCTGGTGATGCTTGAGAGCAGGTTCAATTTTTTGTTCACCATCTTCAGGGCCGTCTCGTCCCGTTTCCGTTCGGTGATGTCGATGGTCGTCCGGACGTAGCCTATCGGCTCGCCTTCGGGATTCGTCTCGCGGGTGCCGCTGCCAAGAACCCAGAACACTGCTCCGTCAGGACGCAGGAAGCGATACTCCTCCTGGAATTCGCACTTTCCACCGAGAACGTCGCTCCACCGGGCAAGCACCCGGTCCCGATCATCGGGGTGAAGGGCTCGCTCCCAGCCTTTGCCCAGGGCCTCCTCAAGGGGGACGCCGGTGATGGCCGACCAGTACGAGTTCACATATACGCAATCGCCAGAACGGTCGGTCCTGAAGATCCCTACCGGAGCGATCTCGGCGA from Methanofollis liminatans DSM 4140 encodes:
- a CDS encoding PAS domain S-box protein; translation: MSDADREAGASGPDLALYIDHADFALLVLGADGRVRFVNQEGCDLLGYPRERLIGRDWFETCIPEPDRADARLAFRRSLERGDAEAGAAETVLTGSGSLRRIAWRSRVFRDAGGAVLGAVRSGAAAPERRPRPHETSWSLPTRENFSARARLLFDSCRALVGARAGFLTVFEEGGGALILDPGAGGRDVESSLSALVGSLRAGSYPGDGAAIENDLPGSRWGQVLPSGGSALGNILIAPLLFEGSSLGLLGFAGKPKGFTGDDAALAAVFADIVALAFNDAEIYRQLVDSERRYHTLAEIAPVGIFRTDRSGDCVYVNSYWSAITGVPLEEALGKGWERALHPDDRDRVLARWSDVLGGKCEFQEEYRFLRPDGAVFWVLGSGTRETNPEGEPIGYVRTTIDITERKRDETALKMVNKKLNLLSSITRHDILNQLTVLLGSMTLLIDDVRDPDTVRMLARSMDAARTIERQILFTRDYEEIGVNAPRWFDVEETVRVAASGLPEALRILAADVGDLEVYADPLLQKVFYNLVENSLRHGGAVTRIGVSAEPSGNDLVLVFEDDGAGVPAGLKEQIFRREYYVHTGFGLFLSREILAITGIAIRETGTPGKGARFELLVPGGAFRYR